A genomic region of Thermotoga sp. contains the following coding sequences:
- the gap gene encoding type I glyceraldehyde-3-phosphate dehydrogenase — protein sequence MARVAINGFGRIGRLVYRIIYERKNPDIEVVAINDLTDTRTLAHLLKYDSVHKKFPGKVEYTDTSLIIDGEEIKVFAEPDPSKLPWKDLGVDFVIESTGVFRNREKAELHLQAGAKKVIITAPAKGEDITVVIGCNEDQLKPEHTIISCASCTTNSIAPIVKVLHEKFGIVSGMLTTVHSYTNDQRVLDLPHKDLRRARAAAVNIIPTTTGAAKAVALVVPEVKGKLDGMAIRVPTPDGSITDLTVLVEKETTAEEVNAVMK from the coding sequence ATGGCAAGAGTGGCTATTAACGGTTTCGGTAGAATCGGAAGACTGGTCTACAGGATCATCTATGAAAGGAAGAACCCCGACATCGAAGTGGTGGCCATCAACGATTTGACAGACACCAGAACTCTTGCACACCTCCTCAAGTACGATTCTGTTCACAAGAAGTTCCCTGGGAAAGTCGAATACACCGATACCTCTCTGATCATTGATGGAGAGGAGATCAAAGTGTTCGCAGAGCCTGATCCTTCCAAGCTTCCGTGGAAGGATCTCGGGGTCGACTTCGTGATCGAATCCACGGGTGTGTTCAGAAACAGGGAAAAGGCAGAGCTTCACCTTCAGGCTGGTGCGAAAAAGGTCATAATCACAGCTCCTGCTAAGGGAGAGGACATCACGGTCGTTATCGGCTGTAACGAAGATCAGTTGAAACCCGAACACACCATCATTTCCTGTGCATCCTGTACGACGAACTCCATCGCACCCATCGTGAAGGTACTCCACGAGAAGTTCGGAATCGTTAGCGGTATGCTCACAACTGTTCATTCCTACACGAACGATCAGAGAGTGCTCGATCTACCGCACAAAGATCTGAGAAGGGCCAGAGCTGCTGCGGTGAACATCATTCCCACTACCACCGGTGCGGCAAAGGCAGTAGCGCTTGTCGTTCCCGAAGTGAAAGGCAAACTCGACGGTATGGCCATCAGGGTACCGACTCCCGATGGATCCATCACAGACCTCACCGTTCTCGTTGAGAAGGAAACCACAGCAGAAGAAGTGAACGCTGTTATGAAAGA
- the dnaX gene encoding DNA polymerase III subunit gamma/tau → MEVLYRKYRPKTFSEVVNQDHVKKAIIGAIQKDSVAHGYIFAGPRGTGKTTLARILAKSLNCEDRKGVEPCNRCRSCREIDEGTFMDVVELDAASNRGIDEIRRIRDAVGYRPMEGKYKVYIIDEVHMLTKEAFNALLKTLEEPPSHVVFVLATTNLEKVPPTIISRCQVFEFRNIPDELIEKRLQEVARAEGIDIDEEALRFIARRAAGGMRDALTMLEQVWKFSEGRIDLETVHRALGLIPIQVVRDYVNAILSRDVKKVFTVLDDVYYGGKDYEVLIQEAVEDLVDDLEREKRVYSVSPSDIVQVSRQLLNLLREIKFAEEKHLVCRVGSAYIATRFASEKAPEKTSTNNTQESATKEERKKDSEFEERFKELMEELKEKGDLSVFVALSLSEVSFEEGKVVVTFDSSKSMHYELMKKKLSELENLFSKKLGRKVEVELRLMGKEETIEKVSQKILKLFEQEG, encoded by the coding sequence ATGGAGGTTCTCTACAGGAAGTACAGACCAAAGACTTTTTCGGAAGTAGTGAATCAAGACCACGTGAAGAAGGCGATAATCGGGGCGATACAGAAAGACAGTGTTGCCCATGGATACATATTTGCCGGACCCAGGGGAACGGGGAAGACGACACTCGCAAGGATCCTGGCAAAATCCCTGAACTGTGAGGACAGAAAAGGAGTTGAGCCGTGCAACAGGTGCAGGTCGTGTAGAGAGATCGACGAAGGTACGTTCATGGACGTCGTAGAACTCGATGCGGCATCGAACAGGGGGATAGACGAAATCAGAAGGATCAGGGATGCTGTGGGCTACAGGCCGATGGAGGGAAAGTACAAGGTCTACATAATAGACGAAGTGCACATGCTCACCAAAGAAGCTTTCAACGCTCTTTTGAAAACGCTCGAGGAACCTCCTTCACACGTTGTGTTCGTCCTTGCGACCACCAACTTAGAAAAGGTGCCGCCGACGATAATCTCCAGGTGTCAGGTTTTCGAGTTCAGGAACATTCCAGACGAACTCATAGAGAAGAGGCTCCAGGAAGTTGCCAGGGCCGAAGGTATAGACATCGACGAGGAGGCATTGAGGTTCATAGCGAGGAGGGCAGCCGGGGGGATGAGAGACGCCCTCACCATGCTGGAGCAGGTCTGGAAGTTCTCAGAGGGAAGGATCGATCTGGAGACGGTTCACAGAGCCCTTGGATTGATCCCGATCCAGGTGGTGAGAGACTACGTGAACGCCATTCTATCGAGGGATGTGAAGAAGGTTTTCACCGTCCTGGACGATGTTTACTACGGTGGTAAGGATTACGAAGTCCTCATCCAGGAAGCTGTTGAAGATCTGGTAGACGATTTGGAAAGGGAAAAAAGGGTCTACAGTGTCTCACCGTCTGACATCGTTCAGGTCTCGAGACAACTTCTTAACCTTCTTCGGGAGATAAAATTTGCTGAAGAAAAACACCTTGTGTGTCGAGTGGGATCTGCTTACATAGCCACAAGGTTTGCCAGTGAAAAGGCACCGGAGAAAACGAGTACGAATAATACTCAGGAGAGTGCGACAAAAGAGGAGAGAAAAAAAGACAGTGAGTTCGAAGAACGTTTCAAGGAACTGATGGAGGAGCTGAAAGAAAAGGGAGATCTCTCTGTGTTCGTCGCACTCAGTCTTTCTGAGGTGAGCTTCGAGGAAGGAAAGGTCGTTGTAACGTTCGATTCTTCCAAATCAATGCACTATGAGCTCATGAAAAAGAAACTTTCCGAACTGGAGAATCTCTTTTCGAAGAAACTGGGAAGAAAAGTCGAGGTAGAGCTTCGGCTGATGGGAAAAGAGGAGACAATAGAGAAGGTTTCTCAGAAGATTCTGAAGCTCTTCGAACAGGAGGGATAG
- a CDS encoding YbaB/EbfC family nucleoid-associated protein, which translates to MKRIKSFGGKSLGGGKQEKILKDFMKMQEELQKKMQELEESFSEMEVETSVGGGAVRIVATCDRRVKEVEIDEDLKEDFETLKDLLVAGMNEIIEKIEKRREEEMSKITQQFGIPGLM; encoded by the coding sequence TTGAAAAGGATCAAGAGTTTCGGTGGAAAGAGCCTGGGTGGGGGAAAGCAAGAAAAAATCCTCAAAGATTTCATGAAGATGCAGGAAGAACTACAGAAGAAGATGCAAGAGCTGGAAGAGAGTTTTTCCGAGATGGAAGTGGAGACTTCCGTTGGTGGAGGAGCCGTCAGAATTGTGGCGACGTGCGATCGCAGGGTGAAGGAGGTAGAGATCGACGAAGATCTGAAGGAAGATTTCGAAACGTTGAAAGATCTTCTCGTGGCTGGTATGAACGAGATCATAGAGAAGATTGAAAAGCGCCGGGAGGAGGAGATGAGCAAAATCACCCAACAGTTTGGAATACCAGGATTAATGTGA
- a CDS encoding transglycosylase SLT domain-containing protein: MKKITILVLVLVLTPVFLSTIPTKKNISFREINTIIVKEWFKDLVKSRRSSYKLKSDEEFLEDLWRTINEVARETNIDPILLVSVIDVESDFRNVIGLYGELGMMQIKKETARMVANVYNLEPPESGWTELIWNYRLNIKYGAHYLKYLYNKFKDLRLALEYYNGGNSRKAYAKKILETYERFKRELGI, translated from the coding sequence GTGAAAAAAATAACTATACTGGTCCTGGTGCTCGTCCTGACACCTGTCTTTCTGAGCACCATTCCAACCAAGAAGAATATCTCCTTCCGGGAGATAAACACCATCATCGTGAAAGAGTGGTTCAAGGATCTGGTCAAATCGAGAAGATCGTCCTACAAACTGAAGAGCGACGAAGAATTCCTTGAAGATCTGTGGCGAACGATAAACGAAGTGGCACGTGAAACCAACATTGACCCGATCCTCCTCGTCTCGGTCATAGATGTGGAGAGCGATTTCAGAAACGTGATAGGATTGTATGGAGAGCTGGGGATGATGCAGATTAAAAAAGAGACAGCTAGGATGGTGGCAAACGTCTACAACCTGGAACCCCCAGAATCAGGCTGGACAGAGCTCATCTGGAACTACCGTTTGAACATAAAGTACGGTGCCCACTATTTGAAGTACCTGTACAACAAGTTCAAAGATCTCAGGCTGGCGCTCGAGTATTACAACGGTGGAAACAGCAGGAAAGCGTACGCAAAAAAGATTCTTGAAACGTACGAGCGTTTCAAAAGAGAACTGGGCATTTAA